In Drosophila innubila isolate TH190305 chromosome 2R unlocalized genomic scaffold, UK_Dinn_1.0 1_C_2R, whole genome shotgun sequence, the following are encoded in one genomic region:
- the LOC117784138 gene encoding obscurin, translating into MVVKTFLRLERDFDKHVKYCQNEPLAQEFLSTNVECQNYFQELSSKLGDDKLLSEHLKLPLQRINDYKLLFKDLIKLSQCLKENVRDLERALELMLSVPSRAYDNRFISNIEGYRGNIYKLGRLLLHEWCTFTDKEGKTHDRYCFLFKSRLLITKVRKISDKKSVFILQNIIKLPLCDIEDRAADKQIYLSSKTPADESSNLPIIIKPHNEESHLIWYNEICSYINHEVALQEHNADDLKVDSTNINTECELILRLPQKIEAHDPNVGTRPSDVAENYFLSKETKERLQFEQQELLKFEKESIELFKLQQNQQNINQSKVPVTTVPENPTPIKIDHKLEIESSSQVKKEIAREKKIDVVEVEPSIVLLESSKQSYSVDIATTKECKTEESIETKESIETKEYSIRQTEELKSITTEESQTQNIDKLVHTENITEETSRSRDYDRGTSYDSTVEKQQYGISSRRERSTLDRIEAHSSHLLSSSRNESRAESRAESRAESRASFSRAESRTGKRGTSYLANDAPPRSIDKPLVVKMLKSVHVESGETAHFEIQFKEQPGLVTWLKDNKPLDDRLADRIVQTSAPMNSYRLDIKNCRESDAGTYTVRAQTASETTTVTAQLAVGQASGLDETKTNVPPAFLVSLKDAEMIENTLFRFMIKILGDPKPRVKFYKDEVEILEINDRIQIIRDKDYLGFYELVIEDVQKEDAGIYSCKAVNKHGEAACEATATTIDFRNPFGALSGQILPAGEKAIFSWKRNGEDFDPEERFKVLFGDDEDSLALVFQHVKPEDAGIYTCVAQTTTGNISCSAELSVQGAIQTLNREPEKPTLVIEHREANTSIGGSAILELQCKGFPKPAVLWKHEGEVIEVDDRHKFMYEDEESMSLIIKNINTEDAGVYTIEAVNELGQDESSISLVVQAPPKIKKVTDITCSAGETVKMEVEIEGFPQPEISVTNNGKDVSSEKNVKITSSTIGKSSEKVVIEISDIKLAQSGNYSIKATNTISQTAEYWNCTVKSKPIIVKHFESEYIHGEKENVHMSVRVDAFPEAKLTWYHDSNEIKLTDKKYKIDCDGNTYTLKITGATRVDSGEYSVKAVNEHGSATSSTQLLMKCTPEFTRKLQNITVKEGDTNVELLVGIDAYPQPHIKWFIDGIEICEKRNDFRQVQDGNNFKLILTEVATNMQGNYCCKIMNDYGKLEDNCTVTVNCKPKIRRALKDVEVQEGSSLTLEVEVYSNPDATVKWFKNGHEIHEDARIKIKRDSQRIENYYLTLNLAKSEDAGTYEVKAANFIGETTSSCKVLVLTQDNISVGESVTKTLLATTEQPEEGAIPEIVHCDVFQINSFESLPLKYEVIATGIPKPEALWYQDGKPIKSNDHFDLSVDGDHYKLEVKSLELKDAGEYKVVMKNKVGEKTHQGVLSLSNEGEYRKPLLISKSGLRDLKLKKGDTIDETVIFTADPKPEILWFKDGKPLQGTEALILKTEVKDLEHGLKQYTCNLNIAKADIKDSGRYELKVKNKHGEFTTNGAIDVLAKPEISGLVDHKCMPGDTVCFEALVLANPKPKVSWTRGNENLCNNENCEVIADVDGDKYRIVFQSVAPSEDGKYTITAVNSEGRSDSQFSLNVLVEKPTFIVPPENQVIHDFKPVSTKVKVHGVPTPSVEWLKGDKPIDLKAINSLTQQRAYSTATTEASTDQVESVFEIAHFNASDVGTYTCVAKNEVGETKAPFQLAMQSLAPSFVKKLNNALDVVQGEPLILECAVDGSPLPTVQWFKDSEEIKPSQSVKLSTSPEGLVKLEINNCEPNDSGAYKLIISNPHGEKVALCAVAVKPNEMQPKFLKPVESQSVIVGEPLKLTAQVTGFPAPEIKWYKDGVLLRPSSAINFINNPNGQIGLSIDTVDGQDAGLYKCKIINKEGEEEGAAEVKVVAREAKPSFIAELQDATSVEGFPVKMDIKVVGYPKPKLQWFHNGHEISPDNKHFAVVENPDNTVSLVVDKTAPSDSGLYEVIAQNSEGSTASKAKLYVAPKTDETATEELPQFVSGLRDVNADEGQEMVLSAPFIANPMPEIMWSKDGVLLAPSERLLMTCDGKHVGLSIKPVEASDSGNYSCLLANPLGEDTSSCNANVRKVYKAPVFTQKITDQQQIFGNNATIPVTVSGVPYPELTWFFENKPINLSDKYSFKNDGDHHMLIINDCQKSDQGEYKCIASNKEGKDITQGRLELVNEIKKHMRSEAPVFLKKIGDCDVFDGMTAKFTACATGYPEPDVEWFKNDQKLFPSDRITLDKEPNGLLRLTMKNVTEADVGRYACRIYNPYGDDTCTAELFYDVLDSHQRPLGDQYSDFKQYKKSGAPPPLPDGPIISRMTDRRLRLSWKPSVPLSPRYPVTYQIEMMDLPEGDWRTIRTGVRSCACDIKNLDPLRDYRFRVRVENKFGVSDPSPYTQTYRSKLIPEPAKTYTYLPPGTDFRPETSPYFPKDFDIERPPHDGLAQSPQFLLRENDISYGVKGHNTELMWFVYGYPKPKMTFYFNDKQIESGGRFDQSYTRNGQATLFINSMLDRDVGWYEAVATNEHGEARQRVRLEIAEYPRFLKRPDETFIMSRKNGRIEARIIGIPLPEVHWYKDWKLVADSSRIKINSYDPDIYVLSIHDSIIKDGGLYSVSARNIAGSISTSVTVHIEENEDQYIYKTYGRHPYVRSKQLRYEDKYDIGDELGRGTQGITYHAVERATGDNYAAKIMYGKPELRPFMLNELDIMNMFNHKNLIRPYDAYETDRQITLVMELAAGGELIKDNLLRRDYYTERDIANYIRQTLWGLEHMHELGVGHMGLTIKDLLISVVGSDHIKVSDFGLSRKINKHNLSTLDYGMPEFVSPEVVNKEGVNFSHDMWSVGLITYVLLGGRNPFLGADDRETLTKIREGRWDFKDTIWTHISEDGRDFISRLLLYSPEERMDVKTALKHPWFFMLDRQASDNDYQIGVDRLKHYYDHFRDWYANAACKNYFRRRRLSGCFQHPSKMVYPSGHGYTPERTPEPLVEPRKRAKREEVVSKFLHPDYELGLIQSESHYQYGPDTYLLQLRDVSFPVRLREYMKVAHRRSPSFALNDSVDWSLPVIRERRRFTDIMDEEIDDERTRSRISMYSANDSYSIRRLRTELGPRLDEYTEADAMIETQREGYPPFFREKPQTIAITENKPAHIHCFAVGDPKPCVQWFKNDMVLSESKRIKITFDEDGRSILRFEPAMHFDVGVYKAVARNKVGQTMARCRLVVATLPDAPDSPEISATSATEILLRWKQPRDDGHSAVLCYSLQYKLQNCDAWTTVADNIDHEFYLLHELAPNTKYQIRLASKNRIGWSEMGIPVNASTSGPESPKVHITKAMKHLQQLTERGQEVVPEEERVHTDYHCEREPPTWVTDSSVNDKYSFISEIARGEFSTIVKGIQKSTDTVVVAKIFEVTDDNEESIVAEFDNFKTLRHERIPALFGAYKPMNVPIAIFVMEKLQGADVLTYFSSRHEYSEQMVAGVISQLLDALQYLHWRGYCHLNIQPDNVVMASVRSIQVKLVDFGSAKKVNKLGVKVTPCGMLDFQPPEMLNDEPIFPQSDIWSLGVLTYLLLSGCSPFRGNDEYETQQNISFVRYRFENLFKEVTPEATRFIMQLFKRHPTKRPYTDDCLEHRWLMSSDYMVRKRERAIFLGCRLKNFYDEYHEYKTKVSTSSKPMISIEGGPTPSQLLRSNSIQEELLTTF; encoded by the exons ATGGTGGTCAAGACATTTTTGCGACTTGAACGTGATTTTGATAAGCATGTAAAATATTGTCAAAACGAGCCTCTGGCCCAAGAGTTTCTCTCGACGAATGTAGAATGCCAGAATTACTTTCAG GAACTGTCATCAAAACTTGGGGACGATAAGTTGCTATCTGAGCACCTAAAGCTACCACTTCAGAGAATAAACGACTATAAACTTCTATTTAAg GATCTAATTAAATTATCGCAATGCTTGAAAGAAAATGTTAGGGACTTGGAGAGAGCGTTAGAGCTTATGCTAAGCGTGCCTAGTAGAGCATATGATAAtagatttatttcaaatattgagGGATATCGAGGTAACATTTATAAGTTGGGCAGGTTATTGCTCCACGAGTGGTGCACATTTACAGATAAGGAAGGCAAGACACATGATCGatattgctttttatttaaatcaagacTGTTGATAACGAAAGTTCGAAAAATATCTGACAAGAAATCCGTATtcattttgcaaaatattattaagctCCCGCTTTGTGACATTGAGGATAGAGCAGCTGACAAACAAATCTATCTCTCGTCAAAAACACCAGCAGATGAAAGTTCCAATTTGCCTATTATAATTAAACCTCACAATGAGGAAAGTCATTTGATTTGGTATAACGAAATTTGCTCATATATTAATCACGAAGTGGCACTGCAAGAGCACAATGCAGATGATCTTAAAGTAGATTCAACGAATATAAATACTGAATGTGAATTGATCCTTCGTCTTCCGCAAAAGATTGAAGCTCACGATCCAAACGTAGGTACGCGTCCTTCTGACGTTGCTGAAAACTACTTTTTAAGCAAGGAAACGAAAGAAAGACTTCAATTTGAACAGCAAGaattgcttaaatttgaaaaagaatCCATCGAATTATTTAAACTCCAACAGAATCAACAGAACATTAATCAATCAAAGGTTCCAGTAACTACTGTACCTGAAAATCCTACTCCCATTAAGATTGATCATAAGTTGGAAATCGAAAGTAGCTCTCAAGTTAAAAAAGAGATTGCtagagaaaagaaaatagatGTTGTGGAGGTCGAGCCATCAATAGTGCTTCTTGAATCCTCAAAACAATCTTACAGTGTAGACATAGCAACAACGAAAGAATGTAAAACCGAAGAATCAATTGAAACCAAAGAATCAATTGAAACCAAAGAATATAGTATCAGACAAACTGAAGAGCTGAAGAGTATTACAACAGAGGAATCTCAGACTCAGAATATCGACAAACTCGTTCACACAGAGAATATAACTGAGG AAACCAGCAGGTCCAGGGATTATGATCGGGGAACCTCCTATGACAGCACTGTAGAGAAGCAACAGTATGGCATAAGTTCGAGACGCGAGAGAAGTACTTTGGATCGAATCGAAGCACATTCGTCTCATCTTTTGTCCAGCAGCCGCAACGAAAGTCGAGCCGAGAGTCGTGCCGAAAGCCGAGCCGAGAGCCGAGCCTCTTTTTCGCGTGCCGAATCGCGTACTGGAAAACGTGGAACATCTTATTTGGCGAATGACGCTCCGCCCCGCTCCATTGATAAGCCATTGGTCGTGAAAATGCTGAAAAGCGTGCATGTGGAAA GCGGCGAGACTGCGCATTTCGAAATTCAGTTCAAGGAGCAGCCAGGATTAGTTACTTGGTTGAAGGATAACAAGCCCTTGGACGATCGTCTAGCGGATCGCATTGTACAAACTAGTGCTCCGATGAATTCTTATCGCTTGGATATCAAGAATTGCAG AGAGAGTGACGCTGGAACATACACTGTTCGTGCCCAGACGGCATCTGAAACAACGACTGTTACTGCACAGCTTGCAGTTGGCCAGG CATCTGGCCTTGACGAGACTAAAACTAATGTTCCGCCAGCATTTCTTGTAAGCTTAAAGGATGCGGAAATGATTGAAAATACTCTGTTTCGCTTCATGATTAAAATCTTGGGCGATCCTAAGCCCAGAGTCAAATT CTACAAAGATGAGGTGGAAATTCTGGAAATCAATGATcgaattcaaattataagGGACAAGGATTATTTAGGATTCTATGAGCTAGTCATTGAAGACGTTCAAAAGGAAGATGCCGGAATCTATTCCTGCAAGGCAGTTAATAAACATGGAGAAGCTGCCTGTGAGGCAACAGCCACAACTATTG ATTTTAGAAACCCGTTCGGGGCTCTGAGCGGTCAAATCTTGCCAGCCGGCGAGAAGGCAATATTCTCATGGAAACGAAATGGCGAAGATTTCGATCCAGAAGAACGTTTCAAAGTGCTTTTTGGTGATGACGAGGATTCACTGGCTCTGGTGTTCCAGCATGTTAAGCCCGAAGATGCGGGAATTTATACGTGTGTGGCCCAGACTACAACGGGAAATATATCCTGCAGTGCCGAGCTCTCTGTTCAGGGTGCGATTCAAACCCTTAACCGGGAGCCTGAGAAACCCACTCTGGTGATCGAGCATCGCGAGGCAAACACAAGTATCGGTGGGTCAGCGATACTCGAACTTCAATGCAAGGGTTTCCCTAAGCCGGCCGTGCTGTGGAAGCATGAAGGTGAAGTTATTGAGGTGGACGATAGACACAAGTTTATGTATGAAGACGAGGAAAGCATGTCTCTGattataaagaatataaatactgAAGACGCTGGAGTATACACTATTGAAGCTGTAAACGAGCTTGGTCAGGATGAGAGCTCCATTAGCTTGGTTGTTCAAG CTCCTCCAAAAATTAAGAAGGTAACAGACATAACATGCTCGGCAGGGGAGACAGTCAAAATGGAGGTTGAAATTGAAGGATTCCCTCAGCCAGAAATTAGTGTGACCAACAACGGAAAAGATGTTTCTAgcgaaaaaaatgtgaaaattacGTCAAGTACAATCGGCAAAAGTTCAGAGAAAGTGGTTATTGAGATTTCAGATATAAAACTGGCACAATCTGGTAATTATTCTATCAAAGCCACGAATACGATTAGTCAAACTGCCGAGTACTGGAATTGCACTGTAAAATCGAAGCCAATTATTGTGAAGCATTTTGAAAGTGAATACATTCATGGCGAAAAGGAGAACGTACACATGTCCGTTCGCGTCGATGCATTCCCTGAGGCAAAACTAACCTGGTATCATGATAGCAATGAAATTAAGTTGACCGACAAGAAATATAAGATCGATTGTGATGGTAATACGTATACCTTGAAGATTACTGGCGCCACTCGCGTTGATTCCGGCGAATACTCCGTCAAGGCGGTCAACGAGCACGGATCGGCGACTAGCAGTACTCAACTATTGATGAAGTGTACTCCTGAATTTACACGGAAATTGCAAAACATTACCGTTAAGGAGGGCGACACTAATGTCGAGCTCCTTGTGGGCATCGATGCCTATCCTCAGCCACATATCAAGTGGTTCATTGACGGCATTGAAATCTGCGAGAAGCGAAACGATTTCCGGCAAGTTCAGGATGGAAATAACTTTAAGTtgatcctgaccgaagttgcaACCAACATGCAGGGAAATTACTGCTGCAAAATCATGAACGATTACGGAAAACTGGAAGACAACTGTACGGTGACTGTTAACT GCAAACCGAAAATAAGAAGAGCACTAAAAGACGTTGAGGTCCAAGAAGGTAGTTCCTTAACTTTGGAAGTGGAAGTTTACAGTAACCCCGATGCCACCGTTAAATG GTTTAAAAATGGACATGAAATTCATGAAGATGCACGTATCAAAATCAAAAGAGATTCGCAAcgtattgaaaattattatcttaCTTTGAATTTGGCTAAAAGTGAAGATGCCGGCACTTATGAGGTTAAGGCAGCCAATTTCATAGGAGAGACAACGTCAAGTTGCAAAGTTCTGGTTCTGA CCCAAGACAATATTTCCGTTGGAGAATCCGTGACAAAAACATTGCTCGCTACAACAGAACAACCTGAAGAAGGGG CGATTCCCGAAATTGTTCACTGTGATGTTTTCCAAATCAACAGTTTCGAGAGTCTACCTCTTAAATATGAAGTCATTGCGACGGGTATACCAAAGCCAGAGGCTTTATGGTATCAAGATGGGAAACCTATAAAATCGAACGATCATTTTGATCTTTCCGTCGACGgg GATCACTACAAACTGGAGGTGAAGTCATTGGAACTTAAAGATGCAGGCGAATACAAGGTTGTAATGAAGAACAAGGTTGGCGAAAAGACTCATCAGGGCGTCCTATCGTTGTCAA ATGAAGGAGAGTATCGTAAGCCGTTGCTAATTTCAAAGAGCGGTTTACGTgatcttaaattaaagaaGGGTGATACCATTGATGAAACTGTTATATTTACGGCTGATCCCAAGCCAGAAATCCTTTGGTTTAAGGATGGTAAACCACTTCAAGGAACCGAAGCgcttatcttaaaaactgagGTTAAAGATTTAGAGCATGGATTGAAGCAGTATACATGCAATCTGAATATTGCTAAAG ccGACATTAAGGATTCAGGCCGTTATGAGCTGAAGGTTAAGAACAAGCATGGCGAATTCACAACAAATGGAGCAATTGACGTTCTGGCCAAACCAGAAATATCCGGTTTGGTGGATCACAAGTGCATGCCCGGAGATACTGTCTGTTTCGAGGCCTTGGTACTTGCCAATCCGAAGCCAAAGGTGTCGTGGACCCGCGGAAATGAAAACCTTTGCAATAATGAGAACTGTGAGGTTATCGCAGATGTGGATGGGGATAAATATAGAATTGTATTCCAATCTGTGGCACCATCAGAAGATGGAAAATACACAATTACGGCTGTGAACTCTGAAGGAAGATCCGATAGCCAATTTAGCTTGAACGTTCTGg TTGAGAAGCCGACCTTCATAGTTCCACCCGAGAACCAAGTGATTCATGACTTCAAGCCCGTCTCGACGAAGGTCAAAGTACATGGCGTGCCGACACCATCTGTTGAATGGCTTAAGGGCGACAAACCCATTGATCTGAAGGCCATTAATAGTTTAACCCAGCAAAGGGCTTACAGTACAGCAACAACCGAAGCATCAACGGATCAGGTGGAAAGTGTCTTTGAAATCGCACATTTCAATGCAAGCGACGTTGGCACT TACACTTGTGTGGCTAAGAACGAAGTTGGCGAAACAAAGGCACCATTTCAATTGGCTATGCAATCGCTTGCTCCAAGCTTTGTCAAGAAACTCAACAATGCTCTTGACGTCGTCCAGGGTGAGCCTCTCATCCTCGAATGCGCCGTGGACGGAAGTCCTCTGCCGACCGTGCAATGGTTCAAGGACAGTGAGGAGATTAAACCCAGTCAAAG TGTAAAATTATCCACATCACCTGAAGGCTTGGTTAAATTGGAAATCAACAATTGTGAACCAAATGACTCGGGAGCCTATAAGTTAATCATTTCAAATCCACACGGAGAAAAGGTAGCACTATGTGCGGTTGCTGTGAAAC CTAATGAAATGCAGCCCAAATTCCTGAAACCTGTTGAAAGCCAATCCGTCATTGTGggcgaacccttgaaattgaCTGCTCAGGTCACTGGTTTTCCAGCTCCGGAAATCAAGTGGTACAAGGACGGCGTGCTATTGCGTCCTAGCTCAGCCATTAATTTCATCAACAATCCCAATGGTCAAATTGGCTTGAG CATTGATACTGTCGACGGTCAAGATGCCGGTTTATATAAgtgtaaaattattaacaaggAAGGCGAAGAAGAGGGCGCGGCAGAGGTGAAAGTTGTCGCCAGGGAAGCGAAGCCTTCCTTTATTGCCGAGCTCCAGGATGCTACCAGTGTTGAAGGCTTTCCTGTTAAGATGGATATTAAGGTTGTTGGCTATCCGAAGCCCAAACTTCAATGGTTCCACAATGGCCATGAAATCTCGCCCGATAACAAACACTTTGCCGTTGTGGAGAATCCTGATAATACAGTCAGTCTAGTTGTTGACAAGACAGCTCCATCGGATTCCGGATTATATGAAGTAATTGCTCAAAATTCGGAGGGATCGACAGCGTCGAAAGCCAAACTATATGTAGCTCCAAAGACGGATGAAACAGCTACTGAAGAATTACCACAGTTTGTGTCTGGACTGCGAGATGTGAATGCGGATGAAGGCCAAGAGATGGTACTATCTGCTCCTTTCATTGCCAATCCAATGCCAGAGATAATGTGGTCCAAGGATGGAGTCCTATTGGCCCCAAGTGAAAGACTATTGATGACTTGCGATGGCAAACACGTGGGTCTAAGCATCAAACCCGTGGAAGCTTCCGATTCTGGCAACTATTCCTGCCTGCTGGCCAATCCCTTGGGAGAGGATACATCTTCTTGCAATGCAAATGTTAGGAAAGTGTATAAGGCGCCGGTGTTCACACAAAAGATAACCGATCAACAGCAAATTTTTGGAAACAATGCCACTATTCCGGTAACTGTTTCCGGCGTACCCTATCCAGAACTCACGTGGTTCTTTGAAAATAAACCCATTAATTTATCGGACAAATACTCGTTCAAAAATGACGGAGATCATCATATGCTGATCATCAATGATTGTCAAAAATCAGATCAGGGTGAATACAAATGCATTGCCTCCAATAAGGAAGGCAAGGACATTACCCAAGGTCGCCTTGAATTGGTCAATGAAAT TAAGAAGCACATGCGTTCTGAAGCGCCAGTTTTTCTTAAGAAAATCGGAGATTGCGATGTCTTTGATGGGATGACAGCCAAGTTTACCGCCTGTGCCACAGGATATCCAGAGCCAGACGTCGAGTGGTTTAAGAATGATCAGAAACTATTCCCATCCGATAGAATTACGCTTGACAAGGAACCAAATGGTCTCCTTCGCTTGACAATGAAAAATGTCACGGAAGCTGATGTCGGACGTTATGCCTGCCGTATTTACAATCCTTACGGTGACGATACTTGCACTGCTGAACTATTTTACGATG tgTTGGATTCGCATCAACGTCCCTTGGGCGATCAGTACTCGGATTTCAAGCAGTACAAAAAGTCCGGAGCTCCTCCCCCGTTGCCGGATGGTCCAATTATTTCACGCATGACAGACCGTCGCCTGCGCTTATCCTGGAAGCCGTCCGTACCACTGTCACCTCGTTATCCAGTGACTTATCAG ATCGAAATGATGGATTTACCCGAAGGAGACTGGCGTACTATTAGAACTGGTGTTCGTAGTTGTGCGTGTGATATTAAGAACTTGGATCCGCTTAGGGATTATAGGTTTAGAGTACGCGTTGAAAACAAGTTTGGCGTAAGCGATCCCAGTCCTTACACTCAAACCTACAg GTCAAAACTTATACCTGAGCCAGCGAAGACATATACGTATTTGCCACCGGGCACCGACTTCAGACCAGAAACTTCACCCTATTTCCCCAAGGACTTTGATATTGAACGGCCTCCACATGACGGACTCGCTCAATCTCCACA GTTTTTGCTGCGTGAAAATGATATTTCTTATGGTGTCAAGGGTCACAACACTGAGCTGATGTGGTTCGTCTATGGATATCCCAAGCCAAAGATGACTTTCTACTTTAACGACAAGCAAATTGAATCTGGCGGTAGATTTGATCAAAGTTACACCCGTAATGGCCAAGCGACACTCTTTATCAACAG CATGTTGGATCGTGATGTGGGATGGTACGAGGCAGTGGCCACAAATGAGCACGGCGAGGCCAGACAGCGAGTGCGACTTGAAATTGCCGAGTATCCACGGTTCCTCAAGAGGCCCGATGAGACGTTCATAATGTCACGCAAGAATGGACGCATTGAAGCCAGGATTATTGGAATCCCATTGCCTGAAGTGCATTGGTATAAGGATTGGAAACTTGTTGCCGACTCTTCTCGCATTAAG ATCAACTCCTATGATCCAGACATCTATGTGCTCTCCATACACGATTCTATAATCAAGGATGGAGGATTATACTCGGTCAGTGCAAGAAATATTGCTGGATCGATTAGCACATCAGTGACCGTGCATATTGAGGAGAACGAAGATCAATATATCTATAAGACATACGGTAGACATCCATATGTTCGATCCAAGCAATTGCGTTACGAAGACAAGTACGATATTGGCGATGAACTCGGACGTGGAACTCAAGGAATTACCTATCATGCTGTGGAACGTGCCACTGGCGATAATTATGCAGCCAAGATAATGTATGGAAAGCCAGAGCTGCGACCATTTATGTTGAACGAACTGGACATTATGAATATGTTCAATCATAAGAATCTCATACGTCCCTATGATGCCTATGAGACTGATCGACAGATCACTCTCGTTATGGAGCTAGCCGCTGGAGGGGAACTCATCAAGGATAACCTGCTACGTCGCGATTATTACACGGAGCGCGATATCGCCAATTATATACGTCAAACTCTCTGGGGACTCGAGCATATGCATGAACTGGGAGTCGGTCATATGGGTCTAACG ATCAAGGATCTACTGATTTCAGTTGTTGGCAGCGATCACATTAAAGTATCTGACTTTGGTTTATCTAGAAAGATTAACAAACACAATTTATCCACCTTGGATTATGGAATGCCAGAGTTTGTATCCCCTGAAGTTGTCAATAAGGAAGGAGTCAACTTCTCGCATGACATGTGGTCAGTTGGCTTGATCACCTATGTGCTGCTTGGCGGCAGAAATCCTTTCCTTGGAGCTGATGATAGGGAAACTCTGACCAAGATTCGCGAAGGTCGTTGGGATTTCAAAGACACCATATGGACACATATATCTGAAGATGGACGTGATTTTATAAGCCGACTATTGCTCTACAGTCCGGAGGAGCGTATGGATGTCAAAACAGCATTGAAGCATCCTTGGTTCTTTATGCTTGATCGCCAAGCGTCCGATAATGATTATCAAATTGGTGTCGATCGGTTGAAACACTATTATGATCACTTTAGGGATTGGTATGCCAATGCCGCCTGCAAGAACTACTTCCGAAGACGCCGTCTCAGTGGCTGCTTCCAGCATCCATCCAAAATGGTTTACCCAAGTGGACATGGTTACACGCCGGAGCGTACGCCCGAGCCTTTGGTGGAGCCCAGAAAGAGAGCTAAGCGTGAGGAAGTGGTTTCCAAATTCTTGCATCCTGATTACGAGCTGGGTCTCATACAGTCCGAAAGCCA CTATCAATATGGACCAGACACCTATTTGCTGCAACTAAGAGATGTCAGCTTTCCGGTGCGATTGCGTGAATATATGAAGGTTGCCCACAGGCGATCACCATCATTTGCTCTGAACGATTCTGTTGATTGGTCG CTTCCAGTAATTCGCGAACGTCGTCGTTTCACCGACATCATGGATGAAGAAATTGATGATGAGAGAACACGTAGCCGAATTAGCATGTACTCTGCAAACGATTCGTACTCTATTAGACGTCTACGCACGGAGCTCGGACCGCGTCTGGATGAATACACGGAAGCCGATGCAATGATAGAAACTCAACGTGAAGGGTATCCACCATTCTTCCGGGAGAAGCCACAAACGATCGCGATTACAGAGAATAAGCCAGCGCATATTCATTGCTTTGCAGTTGGTGATCCCAAGCCATGTGTACAATGGTTTAAGAATGATATGGTGCTGTCGGAGAGTAAGCGAATTAAGATCACTTTCGATGAAGATGGACGATCCATATTGCGATTTGAGCCAGCAATGCACTTTGACGTTGGCGTCTACAAGGCCGTGGCTAGAAATAAGGTCGGTCAAACTATGGCTAGATGTCGTTTAGTCGTGGCAACACTGCCCGATGCTCCAGATTCTCCAGAAATCTCAGCGACCAGTGCAACCGAAATACTTCTCAGATGGAAGCAACCACGCGATGATGGACACTCAGCAGTTTTGTGTTATAGTCTGCAATATAAGTTGCAGAACTGTGATGCCTGGACAACCGTCGCGGATAATATCGATCATGAGTTTTATCTTTTACATGAGCTTGCACCCAATACCAAATATCAAATTCGCCTTGCATCGAAGAACCGAATTGGCTGGAGCGAAATGGGAATACCAGTGAATGCATCCACTTCTGGACCTGAATCCCCCAAGGTGCATATCACAAAGGCCATGAAACATTTGCAGCAGCTGACGGAAAGAGGCCAGGAAGTGGTGCCTGAAGAGGAGCGTGTGCATACGGACTATCATTGTGAAAGAGAGCCACCCACCTGGGTAACCGATTCGTCTGTGAATGACAAGTATAGCTTTATATCTGAAATTGCGCGCGGAGAATTCAGCACGATCGTCAAGGGAATTCAAAAATCAACGGACACTGTTGTGGTCGCCAAAATCTTTGAGGTGACTGATGACAATGAAGAATCTATCGTTGCCGAGTTTGATAATTTCAAAACTCTGAGACATGAACGTATCCCAGCACTCTTTGGAGCTTACAAACCGATGAACGTGCCAATTGCAATCTTTGTGATGGAGAAACTGCAGGGTGCTGATGTCCTTACATACTTTAGCAGCCGTCATGAGTACTCCGAGCAAATGGTCGCAGGCGTGATCAGTCAACTGTTGGACGCCTTGCAGTATCTACACTGGCGTGGATATTGTCATCTCAATATCCAGCCAGATAATGTGGTAATGGCATCAGTTCGATCCATTCAAGTCAAGCTTGTTGACTTTGGCTCcgcaaaaaaagtaaataaactgGGAGTCAAGGTTACACCGTGTGGTATGTTGGACTTCCAGCCACCGGAAATGCTAAACGATGAGCCAATTTTCCCACAAAGTGACATCTGGTCGCTGGGCGTGCTTACTTACTTGCTTTTATCTGGCTGCAGTCCATTCCGCGGCAATGACGAATACGAAACCCAACAGAATATATCCTTTGTCCGATACCGTTTCGAAAATCTATTCAAGGAGGTTACTCCAGAAGCAACACGATTCATTATGCAATTATTCAAACGTCATCCAAC GAAGAGACCATACACAGATGACTGCCTGGAGCACAGATGGTTAATGTCCTCCGATTATATGGTTAGAAAGCGTGAACGCGCCATTTTCCTGGGATGTCGTCTAAAG AATTTCTATGATGAATATCATGAATACAAAACTAAAGTCTCCACATCATCCAAGCCTATGATTTCAATTGAGGGCGGACCCACTCCTTCTCAGCTACTTCGTTCAAATAGCATTCAAGAGGAGTTGCTTACAACGTTTTAG